In Fulvia fulva chromosome 10, complete sequence, a single window of DNA contains:
- a CDS encoding Molybdate transporter 1, translating into MASWRANLKAINEHNLKTLRKAPLAELSGSLGDLGTLLPLMIAMTLNGSINLGSTLVFSGLANVFTGMFFGIPLPVQPMKAIAAVAISQNFTKQETAAAGIVMGVAVFVLSATGLLKWLHRVVPIPVVKGIQVGAGLSLVISAGTTLIKPLGWIQPGWDNRLLAIVAFLFLVAAALAPRIPYALIVFAAGLITAGAVIPSSDTTGDFTAGIWHPSPFVPKGDAWRVGAIDAAIPQLPLTTLNSILAVTSLSASLFPTFPPTPTTTAVGFSVAIANLIGPWFGAMPICHGSGGLAGQCRFGARSGSSIIVLGLFKFILGLFVGEAIIPLLQRFPKSLLGIMVLAAGVELAKVGQHVGESRDLWEQAEEDAEDSRPARRSREATEQESKDRWMVMLITVAGCLAFKNDAVGFLAGLLWHWGIRAPELIQKFRAGRGSIQLEHSSEQGQTLLVRNEDAPEGRLV; encoded by the exons ATGGCTTCCTGGCGAGCGAACCTCAAAGCCATCAACGAGCACAACCTGAAAACACTACGCAAAGCTCCGCTGGCGGAACTCTCTGGGTCGTTAGGCGACCTGGGTACACTGCTTCCTTTGATGATCGCGATGACCCTGAATGGATCCATCAACCTTGGCAGCACTCTTGTCTTCTCTGGCCTTGCGAATGTCTTTACTGGCATGTTCTTCGGCATTCCGTTGCCG GTTCAGCCGATGAAGGCAATCGCTGCCGTAGCGATCTCCCAAAACTTCACGAAGCAGGAGACAGCCGCTGCCGGGATCGTGATGGGTGTTGCGGTCTTCGTGCTGAGCGCGACTGGATTGCTTAAGTGGTTGCATCGTGTTGTGCCGATACCGGTTGTAAAGGGTATTCAGGTTGGCGCGGGACTGAGCTTAGTGATATCGGCTGGAACTACGTTGATCAAACCGCTTGGATGGATCCAGCCGGGCTGGGACAATCGTCTTCTGGCGATTGTGGCGTTCCTATTCCTTGTGGCGGCGGCTCTGGCTCCGAGGATACCGTATGCTTTGATTGTCTTTGCTGCAGGCTTGATCACGGCAGGAGCGGTGATACCTAGCTCGGACACGACTGGTGACTTCACGGCTGGTATCTGGCATCCGTCGCCATTCGTGCCAAAGGGCGATGCTTGGAGAGTCGGCGCTATCGACGCTGCGATTCCCCAGCTGCCGTTGACGACGTTGAACAGTATACTTGCCGTAACCAGTCTGTCAGCGAGCTTGTTTCCCACATTCCCGCCAACACCGACGACGACAGCGGTAGGCTTTTCTGTGGCTATCGCGAACCTCATCGGACCATGGTTCGGGGCCATGCCGATATGCCACGGGTCTGGAGGACTAGCTGGACAGTGTCGATTTGGTGCAAGGAGTGGCTCCAGCATTATCGTTCTGGGCTTGTTCAAGTTCATCCTTGGCCTCTTTGTGGGCGAAGCAATAATCCCTCTGCTGCAACGCTTTCCGAAAAGTCTGCTTGGCATTATGGTCTTGGCTGCGGGAGTCGAACTGGCTAAAGTCGGACAGCATGTCGGTGAGTCAAGGGATCTCTGGGAGCAGGCAGAAGAAGATGCAGAAGACAGTCGACCCGCTCGTAGGTCTCGTGAAGCCACGGAACAAGAAAGCAAAGATCGCTGGATGGTTATGCTGATCACTGTGGCTGGATGCCTGGCCTTCAAAAACGATGCCGTGGGCTTCTTGGCTGGCTTGCTCTGGCATTGGGGTATACGTGCTCCTGAGCTGATCCAGAAGTTTCGTGCCGGCCGTGGTAGCATTCAGCTTGAACACAGTTCCGAGCAAGGTCAGACCTTACTCGTACGGAACGAGGATGCGCCTGAAGGAAGGCTCGTTTGA
- a CDS encoding Secreted lipase yields the protein MEQLLQAQTNVYLADTSHNVGDVWLPVVDGDFLPAPPSDMITTGRFNNISVITGWCEDDTAIFLDPAPSSATDVYDVFRGFLPGFSQGNLHGLLGLYPVTDFRTEPFANGTIKHDAQFYRAARILRDSGLTSQPFFSGRALAKAGNNFYYYTQHQTILTPILEDDGFYGLGVIHTSEVAYMFGNFSHYDIYDFHIEPTPADYALQRRESRSWSSFAALGRLSIPGKNTLQEWETADSDDQNLGVYVIGGPDEGYAGPDGSDSARAVMLQEKLRERCAFLNSLEVIEQIGY from the exons ATGGAGCAGCTTCTACAAGCACAAACCAATGTCTACCTAGCGGATACAAGTCACAATGTTGGCGACGTGTGGTTGCCCGTGGTTGATGGAGAC TTCCTCCCAGCGCCGCCATCTGATATGATCACTACAGGACGCTTTAACAACATCTCCGTGATCACGGGCTGGTGCGAGGATGATACAGCCATCTTCCTGGACCCAGCTCCAAGTAGTGCCACCGATGTCTACGATGTCTTCCGAGGTTTTTTACCAGGCTTCTCACAAGGCAACCTCCACGGGCTCCTCGGGCTGTATCCAGTCACTGACTTCCGCACGGAACCCTTCGCGAACGGCACGATAAAACATGACGCTCAGTTCTATAGAGCAGCTCGTATCCTTCGCGACAGCGGACTGACAAGTCAGCCCTTCTTCTCTGGACGAGCGTTGGCGAAAGCTGGCAATAACTTCTATTATTACACGCAACACCAAACAATACTCACACCGATACTGGAAGACGACGGCTTTTACGGTCTAGGAGTGATCCATACTTCTGAAGTCGCGTATATGTTCGGCAACTTCAGCCACTACGACATCTATGACTTTCACATTGAGCCGACGCCGGCTGATTATGCATTGCAAAGGAGGGAGAGCCGATCGTGGAGCTCCTTTGCGGCGCTTGGTCGTCTATCCATTCCAGGCAAGAATACACTCCAAGAATGGGAGACTGCTGATTCTGACGACCAGAATCTCGGGGTCTATGTCATAGGTGGTCCAGATGAGGGTTATGCTGGCCCAGATGGAAGTGACTCGGCGCGAGCTGTTATGCTGCAGGAGAAACTGCGAGAGCGGTGTGCTTTCCTGAACTCGCTGGAGGTGATTGAGCAGATTGGCTACTAG
- a CDS encoding PRKR-interacting protein 1, which produces MSENIPESRPTSISSKSHRPTKKRALTPSTAQSARVEALFANPDRADTALALGPKGKSVAAPPEIVANVQGSSAGAGSGEFHVYKASRRREYERLRAMDEEVREEDAEKEFQKQKEEREKKDDEKLSKNRAKREKAKMRSQKKKAGGDAAEGGKQGNGDGVKKKLGPAKIAPQSNGTAEDAYADGSEQAVPEEVGITIHDDD; this is translated from the coding sequence ATGTCGGAAAACATTCCTGAGTCGAGACCGACCTCCATCTCCTCGAAGTCGCATCGTCCGACCAAGAAGCGAGCTCTTACTCCTTCAACCGCGCAGTCTGCTCGGGTCGAAGCTCTCTTCGCCAACCCAGATCGCGCAGACACTGCTCTCGCGCTCGGTCCAAAGGGCAAATCAGTAGCCGCGCCGCCAGAGATTGTCGCCAATGTGCAAGGATCTTCGGCCGGTGCTGGAAGCGGAGAATTTCACGTCTACAAGGCGAGTCGAAGGCGCGAGTATGAGCGACTGCGGGCGATGGACGAGGAGGTGCGGGAGGAAGACGCGGAGAAAGAGTTCCAGAAGCAGAAAGAGGAGAGGGAGAAGAAAGACGACGAGAAGTTGAGCAAGAATCGTGCCAAGCGGGAGAAGGCGAAAATGAGGTCGCagaagaagaaggcgggTGGAGATGCGGCGGAGGGTGGAAAGCAGGGGAATGGAGACGGCGTCAAGAAGAAGCTGGGTCCTGCGAAGATTGCGCCGCAAAGCAATGGCACTGCTGAAGATGCGTATGCGGATGGGAGTGAGCAAGCAGTGCCGGAGGAAGTCGGCATCACCATTCACGACGACGATTGA